One window of Gloeothece citriformis PCC 7424 genomic DNA carries:
- the aqpZ gene encoding aquaporin Z yields the protein MKRCLAEFIGTFWLVLGGCGSAVLAATFTAKDVTLGLDTSFPLGISFLGVALAFGLTVFTMAYAVGHISGGHFNPAVSFGLWAGKRFSGSDLLPYIVAQVLGGIVAAIIILIIASGNPDFALGGANPLATNGYGAHSPGGYSLLSCLICEIVLTFMFLLIILGVTDRRASVGFAPAAIGLALTLIHLISIPVTNTSVNPARSTGVALFCGNAELIAQLWMFWVAPIIGAILAGWLYLAIFAESRIPASVNPEVERIS from the coding sequence ATGAAACGGTGTTTAGCCGAGTTTATAGGAACATTTTGGTTAGTTCTCGGAGGATGTGGAAGTGCCGTCTTAGCAGCAACCTTTACCGCTAAAGATGTCACTCTGGGTCTAGATACCTCTTTTCCTTTGGGAATTAGTTTTCTCGGGGTAGCTTTGGCCTTCGGATTAACCGTATTTACGATGGCTTATGCAGTCGGGCATATTTCTGGCGGACATTTTAATCCGGCTGTTTCCTTTGGATTGTGGGCCGGTAAACGTTTTTCGGGTTCTGATTTATTGCCCTATATTGTGGCTCAGGTGTTAGGAGGTATCGTCGCAGCAATCATCATCTTAATTATCGCCAGTGGTAATCCCGACTTTGCTCTGGGTGGTGCTAATCCTCTCGCTACCAATGGTTATGGCGCTCATTCTCCTGGGGGTTACTCTCTGTTATCCTGTTTAATCTGTGAAATCGTGCTGACGTTTATGTTTCTTCTGATTATTTTAGGGGTGACTGACCGTCGCGCGTCTGTAGGATTTGCTCCGGCTGCTATTGGTTTGGCTTTAACTTTAATTCATTTAATTAGTATTCCTGTCACCAATACCTCTGTTAATCCGGCTCGAAGTACAGGGGTAGCCTTATTCTGTGGTAATGCAGAATTAATCGCTCAATTATGGATGTTTTGGGTTGCTCCCATTATTGGAGCTATTCTAGCGGGATGGTTATATCTTGCTATCTTTGCTGAATCGAGAATTCCTGCATCCGTCAACCCGGAAGTCGAAAGAATTTCTTAA